One window from the genome of Aricia agestis chromosome 22, ilAriAges1.1, whole genome shotgun sequence encodes:
- the LOC121738019 gene encoding proton-coupled amino acid transporter-like protein CG1139 — MTAHFPTGHRRRSNSLACSDIDILPDLIEDITGEWHATPKNERVDTKTWIEEEPENTPCEEVITKKPISSSLSVEEGIKMKYFIHKDTNYDFQRQRSESKQRSNSSSTGHIFKSCLGGSVLAIHDAYRRCGVWTSVATSLILGYCIAYGIHLTVKSAQTLYMRLHIPELSYSKLAEAAMDVGPFPRLRKYSKLFRYLVEFTTCVNLFGVCCVYQLIIARIMKELFGSIQNLPYEDLDLLRFYVLILLVPTIVLCMMTRLKHLSPFVVVADLIIVTCAIAMVYYTVKSPPSLSDLPPWKTPMGFLQFCGVFAFSIEGVAMALPIENNMKNPEKFTTVMGVGMSGVVSLSLVFGVLGYWRYGEDSLSPVILNFPPTMFPTILKYSIAVLLFISFANIFWTPFNMVWHYLSRRHTTRFRLWERVYRTIFVIIVTCVAIAFPKLESMMGLLGAFCISSLGFIFPAFIDLLVTWENPGLGKLKWRLWKNILLITIGLVLFFAGTYSNGKELINNL; from the exons CCCACAGGACATAGAAGGAGAAGCAACAGCTTGGCTTGCAGCGATATAGACATTCTACCAGACCTGATAGAAGATATCACAGGGGAGTGGCATGCTACGCCCAAGAACGAGAGAGTAGACACCAAAACGTGGATCGAAGAGGAG CCAGAAAACACACCATGCGAAGAAGTAATAACCAAAAAGCCcatttcatcatcattatcagtgGAAGAGGGCATAAAGATGAAATATTTCATTCACAAAGATACCAACTACGACTTCCAAAGACAAAGAAGTGAATCTAAACAGAGAAG TAACTCCTCATCAACTGGTCACATCTTCAAGAGCTGCCTAGGCGGCAGTGTGCTAGCAATACACGACGCCTACAGGAGATGTGGGGTTTGGACCAGCGTCGCCACTTCCCTGATACTGGGTTACTGCATCGCTTATGGTATACAT TTAACAGTAAAATCAGCGCAGACGCTGTACATGCGGTTGCACATACCAGAGCTGTCCTACTCCAAGCTTGCTGAAGCGGCGATGGATGTAGGACCTTTCCCAAGACTGAGAAAATACAGCAAACTCTTTAG ATACCTAGTAGAATTCACCACCTGTGTCAACCTCTTTGGAGTATGCTGCGTCTACCAGCTCATCATAGCCAGAATCATGAAGGAACTGTTCGGTAGCATACAGAATCTACCGTACGAAGACTTGGATTTGCTGCGGTTTTACGTGCTTATACTGCTGGTACCGACTATAGTGTTATGCATGATGACTAGGCTAAAGCATTTGAGTCCTTTTGTGGTGGTCGCAGACTTGATCATAG TGACATGTGCCATAGCGATGGTGTACTACACAGTGAAGTCCCCACCCTCACTCTCGGATCTACCCCCATGGAAAACCCCCATGGGTTTCCTCCAGTTCTGTGGAGTTTTCGCGTTTAGCATAGAAGGGGTCGCCATGGCTCTTCCCATCGAGAACAATATGAAGAATCCGGAGAAATTCACTACGGTTATGGGTGTTG GTATGAGCGGCGTAGTATCTCTCTCTCTTGTGTTCGGAGTGCTGGGGTACTGGAGGTACGGGGAGGACTCTCTCTCCCCGGTTATACTCAACTTTCCTCCTACAAT GTTCCCAACAATCCTCAAATACTCCATAGCGGTTCTCCTCTTCATCTCATTCGCCAACATTTTCTGGACTCCCTTCAACATGGTGTGGCACTACCTGAGCCGCCGGCATACCACCAGGTTCCGGCTCTGGGAGAGAGTATATAGGACTATCTTCGTCATCATAGTGACTTGTGTGGCGATTGCCTTCCCTAAGTTGGAGAGCATGATGGGCTTG cTTGGAGCATTCTGCATATCGAGTCTGGGCTTCATATTCCCTGCGTTCATCGATCTGCTAGTGACATGGGAGAACCCTGGACTTGGGAAATTAAAATGGCGCCTTTGGAAGAACATTCTACTGATTACAATAGGACTAGTGTTATTCTTTGCCGGCACTTACAGTAACGGGAAAGAgcttataaataatttgtaa